In one Trichlorobacter lovleyi SZ genomic region, the following are encoded:
- a CDS encoding ferritin-like domain-containing protein, whose protein sequence is MKLNECAIKMERETQSHYERLSNMVSNDELKRLFSLIASVKLEHINRLTALEEKSDETGKVDVDESLCSYSPYIGPWRLAEALKDDADGYRHLEQEEKSMIEFFEELGSRTEDDEVKKICRIQADKEREHLETLERIYSFVEEPRTYLEWGEFSNLKSL, encoded by the coding sequence ATGAAACTCAACGAATGTGCCATAAAGATGGAAAGAGAAACGCAGTCACATTATGAACGATTATCCAATATGGTGAGTAATGATGAATTAAAACGACTGTTTTCGCTGATTGCCTCAGTAAAGCTGGAGCATATTAATCGTCTGACTGCGCTGGAAGAGAAGTCGGATGAAACAGGGAAGGTAGATGTGGATGAGTCCTTGTGTTCCTACAGTCCGTATATTGGTCCGTGGCGTCTGGCAGAGGCATTGAAAGATGATGCTGATGGCTATCGCCATCTGGAGCAGGAAGAAAAATCAATGATTGAGTTCTTTGAGGAGCTGGGGAGCCGGACAGAGGATGATGAGGTGAAGAAAATCTGCCGGATTCAGGCTGATAAAGAACGGGAGCATCTCGAAACGCTTGAAAGAATTTACTCCTTTGTGGAAGAACCCAGAACGTATCTGGAGTGGGGTGAATTCAGTAACCTTAAAAGTCTTTAA